Proteins encoded by one window of Ruminococcaceae bacterium R-25:
- a CDS encoding ribosomal protein S18 acetylase RimI-like enzyme encodes MVREARKDELDALLELYLNLHEEGIPEHDDHLAKTWEQIMNDPNHHIIVKEIDGKLVSSCVCVIIPNLTRGIRPYAFVENVVTHADYRKKGYATECLDYAKKIASDNNCYKMMLLTGSKRESTLRFYQNAGYNSNDKTAFIQWLGEK; translated from the coding sequence ATGGTTCGCGAAGCACGTAAAGACGAATTGGATGCATTATTGGAACTCTATCTGAACCTTCATGAAGAGGGCATTCCCGAGCATGACGATCACCTTGCCAAAACCTGGGAACAGATAATGAACGATCCCAATCACCACATCATTGTTAAAGAGATCGACGGCAAGCTCGTATCCTCTTGCGTGTGCGTGATAATCCCAAATCTTACAAGAGGCATAAGGCCTTATGCTTTTGTCGAGAATGTCGTGACTCATGCTGATTACCGCAAGAAGGGTTACGCTACCGAGTGTCTGGATTATGCGAAAAAGATCGCTTCTGACAATAACTGCTATAAGATGATGCTTCTGACAGGATCCAAGAGGGAATCAACACTCCGTTTCTATCAGAATGCAGGATATAACTCTAACGACAAGACAGCATTCATTCAGTGGCTCGGGGAGAAATGA
- a CDS encoding RimJ/RimL family protein N-acetyltransferase, with translation MKKILETERLFLREMSMDDFDALYKVLADREIMQHYPYTFDEERVRSWIERNMNRYTNDGFGLWAVCLKETGEMIGDCGLTLQNIEGEMLPEIGYHIRRDQQRKGYAKEAAAAVRDWAFANTEYPAIYSYCKYTNEGSFKTAESIGMHFCKEYPDEANGITHVSVIRREDL, from the coding sequence ATGAAAAAGATCTTGGAAACAGAGCGATTATTTTTACGCGAGATGAGCATGGACGATTTCGATGCTCTCTATAAGGTTCTGGCAGACAGGGAGATCATGCAGCACTATCCCTATACCTTTGATGAGGAGAGGGTAAGATCCTGGATCGAGCGCAACATGAACCGTTATACAAATGACGGTTTCGGTCTGTGGGCTGTATGCCTCAAAGAGACCGGTGAGATGATCGGCGACTGCGGTCTTACTCTCCAGAATATCGAAGGCGAGATGCTGCCTGAGATCGGCTATCACATAAGACGCGATCAGCAGCGCAAAGGCTATGCAAAGGAAGCTGCTGCCGCAGTGCGTGACTGGGCTTTCGCGAACACGGAATATCCTGCGATCTATTCATACTGCAAGTACACTAACGAAGGATCTTTCAAGACTGCCGAATCCATCGGCATGCACTTCTGCAAAGAGTATCCCGATGAGGCAAACGGCATCACGCACGTATCCGTCATCAGAAGGGAAGACTTATGA
- a CDS encoding G/U mismatch-specific uracil-DNA glycosylase — protein sequence MKEHIIHPIPPFYDKDSNILILGSFPSVKSREQMFFYGHPQNRYWKVIAAVFEDKVPLTIPEKKAFLKKHHIAMWDVIGSCDITGSSDSSIENVTANDISVILSSSKVTRIFVNGKTAEKFYKKYTEQKTGIKAVCLPSTSPANAAWNIERLTGYWSTAILQEK from the coding sequence ATGAAAGAGCACATCATACATCCTATTCCGCCATTTTATGACAAGGATTCGAATATCCTTATCCTGGGCAGCTTTCCTTCGGTCAAATCCAGGGAGCAGATGTTCTTTTACGGCCATCCGCAGAACCGTTATTGGAAGGTGATAGCAGCTGTTTTCGAAGACAAAGTACCGTTAACCATCCCGGAGAAAAAAGCATTTTTGAAGAAGCATCATATCGCCATGTGGGATGTTATAGGATCCTGCGACATTACAGGATCTTCTGATTCGAGCATCGAAAACGTGACAGCAAACGACATTTCGGTTATACTTAGCAGCTCTAAGGTGACGAGGATCTTCGTAAACGGTAAAACGGCTGAGAAGTTTTATAAGAAATATACCGAGCAAAAAACCGGTATTAAGGCCGTCTGCCTGCCGTCAACGAGTCCGGCAAATGCCGCATGGAATATTGAAAGACTTACAGGATATTGGAGCACAGCAATATTGCAGGAGAAATGA
- a CDS encoding BlaR1 peptidase M56 — MLRYIIGISLISIGVIIIRALASGKILKKYQYAIWLIIPICMILLPFIKINIPAMSGNADTKISSEEVPADVTRRDIPEYVMVDGEKMDPQKIGDQYMYHDMLNDLDLVADREHMREIKASGTTSSAEAAGTVAPAEDDTPSGFTWLKYVYISVTALLLIALAAYNIGFISYCRRKREYVGRDPESGLKIYSIRHKGAPFLLFNSIYVDKSSEKISKFTICHEACHHKHGDHIWVSVRYLVLILNWYNPVIWAAFLLSGRDCELACDEEVLKVCGRHASAGYVETLLGLLKKSSKAGYGFTVSTGMSGGYKMMKKRILNIKKPAKNSRKALALSMAAVLMISGCSMIDPAITEIGIASLTTAKESEPIVSETEETPVTTSNTVSDITSEATSEATENTTPTTEEEDVEEIVNTFPQSYKKKIGNCTFDISKLDCPEEVVFHKTQAKKLDAKYRQFVMDTLNGRPYKENKETEEIYCFDENDKWLYCFSSVDSSISFIKYTVPYLDSVTLDFESDNYNLDLYTKPKTFAFGTAEESFNKAADIFGKYGIDLKTGTTVDTYYLDHETLLKGTDMSDSWCKEVKVRNWTADDDAYMFVVKQSVQGITVSPMGCFLWPGSFHALSDVYTVIIYNKDGINVVEAWQEYCTYEQSKATEKLLSFDEIAQNVSDYLDYKSGSSKCTVTKAKLFATHGYSKDKNDGKPVELYWAVWVKENNKQYELRFNAITGEIAPRFID, encoded by the coding sequence ATGCTGCGTTATATTATCGGAATATCGCTGATTTCTATCGGCGTAATCATTATCAGAGCCTTAGCAAGCGGAAAGATCCTTAAAAAGTACCAGTATGCGATATGGCTCATCATCCCTATATGCATGATCTTGCTGCCTTTTATCAAGATCAATATTCCGGCAATGTCCGGGAATGCAGACACGAAGATATCTTCTGAAGAAGTGCCTGCTGATGTGACAAGGCGGGATATTCCGGAATACGTCATGGTTGACGGCGAAAAGATGGATCCCCAGAAGATCGGCGACCAGTATATGTATCACGATATGCTGAATGATCTTGATCTTGTTGCTGACCGTGAACATATGAGAGAGATCAAGGCTTCTGGAACTACTTCTTCTGCAGAAGCCGCAGGTACTGTTGCGCCTGCAGAAGATGACACTCCTTCCGGATTTACATGGCTTAAATATGTTTATATTTCTGTTACTGCTTTGCTCCTGATTGCTTTAGCAGCTTATAACATAGGCTTCATTTCTTACTGCAGGCGCAAGAGAGAATATGTAGGCAGGGATCCTGAGAGCGGTCTTAAGATCTACAGCATAAGGCACAAGGGTGCACCTTTCCTTTTATTCAACAGCATCTATGTTGATAAGTCTTCAGAAAAGATAAGCAAATTCACCATTTGCCATGAAGCCTGCCACCATAAGCACGGAGACCATATCTGGGTATCTGTCAGATATCTTGTACTGATCCTTAACTGGTATAACCCGGTCATCTGGGCAGCATTCCTTTTGTCAGGACGTGACTGTGAACTGGCCTGTGATGAAGAGGTATTAAAAGTCTGCGGAAGGCATGCTTCAGCAGGATATGTGGAGACATTATTAGGTCTTTTGAAAAAGAGTTCCAAAGCCGGTTACGGATTTACTGTTTCAACGGGCATGAGCGGCGGATATAAGATGATGAAAAAGAGGATCTTAAACATTAAAAAGCCTGCCAAAAACAGCCGTAAAGCACTCGCATTAAGCATGGCAGCAGTCCTGATGATCTCCGGCTGTTCCATGATCGATCCTGCTATTACGGAAATCGGTATTGCGAGTTTAACAACCGCCAAAGAATCAGAGCCCATCGTTTCAGAGACTGAAGAAACTCCTGTTACAACTTCAAATACGGTTTCAGATATAACCTCAGAAGCAACCTCAGAAGCAACGGAAAATACTACGCCTACAACTGAGGAAGAAGACGTGGAAGAGATCGTCAATACTTTCCCTCAGTCTTACAAGAAAAAGATCGGTAACTGCACCTTTGATATAAGCAAACTGGACTGTCCTGAGGAGGTTGTTTTCCATAAGACGCAGGCAAAGAAGCTTGATGCCAAATACAGACAGTTTGTTATGGACACATTGAACGGCCGTCCTTATAAAGAGAACAAAGAAACAGAAGAGATATACTGCTTCGATGAAAACGATAAGTGGCTGTACTGTTTCAGTTCGGTAGACAGCAGCATCAGTTTTATCAAATACACAGTACCGTATTTAGATTCGGTAACCCTTGATTTCGAGAGCGATAATTACAATCTTGATCTTTATACAAAACCTAAGACATTTGCATTTGGAACCGCGGAAGAGAGTTTTAATAAGGCCGCAGATATTTTCGGGAAATATGGAATAGACTTAAAAACGGGAACAACAGTGGATACGTACTATCTGGATCATGAGACTCTGTTAAAAGGAACAGACATGTCAGATTCGTGGTGCAAAGAGGTTAAGGTCAGGAACTGGACTGCTGATGACGATGCTTATATGTTTGTCGTAAAGCAGAGTGTACAGGGAATAACCGTATCGCCAATGGGCTGTTTCCTGTGGCCCGGATCCTTCCATGCGTTAAGTGATGTCTATACAGTAATCATCTATAACAAAGACGGTATTAATGTTGTCGAGGCATGGCAGGAATATTGCACCTATGAACAGTCTAAAGCCACAGAAAAACTGTTGTCATTTGACGAGATTGCCCAGAACGTATCCGATTATCTGGATTACAAATCAGGAAGCTCCAAATGCACTGTTACAAAGGCTAAGCTATTTGCAACGCATGGTTATTCCAAAGATAAGAATGACGGCAAACCGGTTGAGCTTTACTGGGCAGTCTGGGTAAAAGAAAACAACAAACAATACGAGCTCAGGTTTAATGCGATAACCGGAGAAATAGCTCCCAGATTCATAGACTAA
- a CDS encoding GNAT acetyltransferase-like protein: MVFELEDTSKAQKIFDGWEETLIYSALQKVMGKIYVTDLENPVSAFAFTGVFGFYAGEPDEELVRNKPDGFVIMVPQNKAWAELIEKVYPGANKVTRYAIKKDTSFDVEALKKNLELLPEGYKLKNIDDKLYDLCWENPVTADFVAVFGSKERYLELGRGVMILKDGKFVSGASSYTRYNEGIEIEVDTIESERRKHLALVSCSALILRCLEEGLYPSWDAHNMMSVRLAEKLGYEFDHEYFAYEVANSERTH, from the coding sequence ATGGTATTTGAACTCGAAGACACATCCAAAGCTCAAAAGATCTTCGACGGCTGGGAAGAGACGCTCATCTATTCCGCGCTCCAGAAAGTCATGGGCAAAATCTATGTAACCGATCTCGAAAACCCGGTATCAGCATTTGCTTTTACCGGTGTTTTCGGTTTTTACGCAGGCGAGCCTGATGAGGAACTGGTAAGGAATAAGCCTGACGGATTTGTAATAATGGTGCCTCAGAATAAAGCCTGGGCCGAACTGATCGAAAAGGTTTACCCGGGCGCCAATAAAGTCACCAGATATGCAATAAAGAAAGACACCAGTTTTGATGTCGAAGCGCTGAAGAAAAATCTGGAGCTTTTGCCTGAAGGATACAAACTCAAAAACATCGATGACAAGCTCTATGATCTGTGCTGGGAAAACCCTGTAACGGCTGATTTTGTTGCTGTTTTCGGGAGCAAGGAAAGATATCTTGAATTAGGAAGAGGCGTCATGATCTTAAAGGACGGAAAGTTCGTCTCAGGAGCATCTTCCTATACCCGCTATAACGAAGGCATTGAGATCGAAGTCGACACGATAGAGTCCGAAAGAAGAAAGCATCTTGCGCTTGTCTCCTGCTCTGCCTTGATCTTAAGGTGTCTTGAAGAGGGCTTATACCCCAGTTGGGATGCGCACAACATGATGTCCGTACGACTGGCAGAGAAGCTCGGCTATGAATTTGACCACGAATATTTCGCGTATGAAGTTGCCAACAGTGAGAGAACACACTGA
- a CDS encoding aspartyl-tRNA(Asn)/glutamyl-tRNA(Gln) amidotransferase subunit C/ribosomal-protein-alanine N-acetyltransferase, which translates to MNKTGTRVLETERLVLRRFVIEDADAMFNGWCNDPEVCRFLTWPPHESVEVTRYVLNEWIPQYENGDYFNWAMILKESGKLIGNISVVSLREITDEALIGYCMSREYWGNGYMPEALKAVADYLFDVVGINRLMATHDVNNPKSGRVMQKAGMKYEGTLRQAGHNMQGICDASVYSIIRSDREHNEEQVSEE; encoded by the coding sequence ATGAACAAGACAGGCACAAGAGTTTTGGAGACCGAGAGGCTCGTATTAAGACGATTCGTAATAGAAGATGCTGATGCCATGTTTAACGGCTGGTGCAACGATCCTGAAGTCTGCAGGTTCCTGACCTGGCCCCCGCACGAGAGCGTTGAAGTTACGAGATATGTTCTCAACGAATGGATCCCCCAGTATGAGAACGGAGACTATTTCAACTGGGCCATGATCTTAAAAGAGAGCGGAAAACTCATAGGAAACATCTCCGTTGTAAGTCTCCGTGAGATAACAGATGAAGCCCTCATCGGCTACTGCATGTCCAGAGAATACTGGGGAAACGGTTACATGCCTGAAGCTTTGAAGGCAGTCGCAGATTATCTTTTCGATGTTGTCGGAATAAACCGTCTCATGGCAACTCATGACGTCAATAATCCAAAGTCAGGCCGCGTTATGCAGAAGGCCGGAATGAAGTACGAAGGCACGCTCCGCCAGGCAGGCCACAACATGCAGGGCATCTGCGATGCTTCGGTCTATTCGATAATCAGAAGCGACAGGGAACATAATGAAGAACAAGTCTCTGAAGAATAA
- a CDS encoding putative patatin/cPLA2 family phospholipase codes for MGNRTGLVLEGGAMRGMFTCGVIDVLMENDIWFEGACGISAGAVFGCNYKSRQIGRPIRYNKRFCKDPRYCSYRSLIKTGDLYGADFCYRELPDELDIFDRETFKNDPMEFYIGATDVKTGRCVYHKCTDGGEPDLKWMRASASMPIVSTPVEIEGSYYLDGGIADSIPYKFMESIGYDRNVIVLTQPKGYVKKKASSLMKLALREYPAIAEGMMKRHEVYNRQVEEIEEREIKGTAFVIRPPEPIGIGRTERDPEELERAYQMGRKEAEQVLPHLIAFLER; via the coding sequence TTGGGTAACAGGACAGGACTGGTTTTGGAAGGCGGCGCAATGCGCGGGATGTTCACCTGCGGCGTAATAGACGTCCTCATGGAAAATGATATTTGGTTCGAAGGTGCATGCGGTATCTCGGCAGGCGCTGTTTTCGGGTGCAATTACAAATCAAGACAGATCGGAAGACCGATCAGATATAACAAGAGATTCTGCAAAGATCCCAGATACTGCAGCTACAGGTCGCTCATTAAGACAGGTGACCTTTACGGCGCGGATTTCTGCTACCGTGAACTGCCTGATGAGCTTGATATTTTCGACCGCGAGACATTCAAGAACGATCCGATGGAGTTTTATATCGGCGCGACAGATGTTAAGACCGGCAGGTGTGTTTACCATAAATGCACGGACGGCGGCGAACCGGATCTTAAATGGATGAGGGCTTCGGCATCGATGCCCATCGTGTCCACTCCCGTTGAGATCGAAGGCAGTTATTATCTGGACGGCGGGATCGCCGATTCCATCCCCTATAAGTTCATGGAGAGCATCGGATATGACCGCAATGTCATCGTGCTCACACAGCCTAAAGGATACGTAAAGAAAAAGGCTTCATCCCTTATGAAGCTTGCACTCAGAGAATATCCTGCGATCGCGGAAGGCATGATGAAGCGCCACGAAGTCTATAACAGGCAGGTTGAAGAGATCGAAGAACGTGAGATCAAAGGTACTGCGTTTGTTATCAGGCCGCCGGAGCCCATCGGCATCGGCAGGACGGAAAGAGATCCTGAAGAACTTGAAAGAGCATATCAGATGGGAAGGAAAGAAGCAGAGCAGGTGCTGCCTCATCTTATAGCATTTCTTGAGCGATAA